The following proteins are encoded in a genomic region of Fervidobacterium pennivorans DSM 9078:
- a CDS encoding glucodextranase DOMON-like domain-containing protein encodes MAWMKRLVVFALLISVLSLAALKVEGNKVIFTFTYPQANTVHLAGTFNNWSTTANPMRREGDTWITELELKPGTYQYKFVIDGGKVWKEDPDAPGYTDDSFGGKNGVFTLALKDGNLVIVAPAPEIAGKIEINEEREENFYIEDNVYVVIRFYKPDAKYVFIAGSFNNWSSSDTECYSAGDGWWEAVLELTPGVYQYKFVVDGKDWVTDPNAPAYVDDGFGGKNGVFEVWKEDGLLKVGAPRVQLEAEEKKVEMPKENIVRSVEYSVDGKLTDTEKSTAYFEGTGIFKGAYVARTSSAFYVAVELDKLAKDYLNQNILVEVYTDSPRMTSANTKTYNGTELAKKVGFRFSVNMKTYPARKRGSFFAAMGDNTWVLQANPFKTAVDEVVEFEIPYDIIGVKSGETFNVFVVVSVDGKDQVVPTEGVTVKTPSMISGNVIAKFVDKIGDDYGFGTYTYPKDPAFAPYKGLWDITEVTVLENEDAYVFAIKFAEMTNPWASPKGFSHQLVNIYLDTKDGGRTDTYKEGARVQFKEPWDYFIKIAGWPDYGQVFATADGKEIAEAITYEADPADKVIYIVVFKKFLDVQKGIKAYILSMSQDGFGTDHIRAITPNASQWTLGGYPSDSKDYAPWVLDIVVPEGYTQEEMLKSYIPGQAYATLIPVVVK; translated from the coding sequence ATGGCTTGGATGAAAAGATTGGTAGTTTTTGCGCTCCTGATTAGCGTTCTTTCACTTGCAGCTTTAAAAGTCGAGGGGAACAAGGTCATCTTCACATTCACCTATCCACAAGCGAACACGGTTCATCTTGCCGGGACATTTAACAACTGGTCAACCACAGCCAACCCGATGAGAAGAGAAGGCGACACATGGATTACCGAACTCGAGCTAAAACCGGGGACTTATCAGTATAAGTTTGTCATTGACGGTGGTAAGGTTTGGAAAGAAGACCCAGATGCACCAGGTTACACAGACGATAGCTTTGGTGGAAAAAACGGTGTATTTACCCTTGCTCTTAAGGATGGAAACTTGGTTATAGTTGCTCCTGCTCCCGAGATTGCTGGAAAGATTGAAATTAACGAAGAAAGAGAAGAGAATTTCTATATTGAGGATAACGTGTATGTTGTCATCCGCTTTTATAAACCTGATGCGAAATACGTCTTCATTGCTGGTTCGTTCAATAACTGGAGTTCATCAGATACTGAGTGCTACAGTGCAGGCGATGGTTGGTGGGAAGCTGTCCTTGAGTTGACACCTGGTGTTTATCAATACAAGTTCGTAGTCGATGGAAAAGATTGGGTAACTGACCCGAATGCACCTGCGTATGTAGATGATGGATTTGGTGGAAAGAACGGAGTGTTTGAAGTTTGGAAAGAAGACGGTCTACTGAAAGTAGGGGCACCAAGAGTCCAGTTGGAAGCAGAAGAGAAGAAAGTTGAGATGCCAAAAGAAAACATTGTCAGGTCAGTTGAGTACTCAGTCGATGGTAAATTAACTGATACAGAAAAATCGACAGCTTACTTTGAGGGAACGGGAATTTTCAAAGGAGCTTATGTAGCAAGAACATCATCAGCATTTTATGTTGCCGTAGAACTTGATAAACTGGCAAAAGACTATCTCAACCAGAATATTCTTGTCGAGGTATATACCGATTCTCCGAGAATGACTTCTGCGAATACAAAGACCTACAACGGAACGGAGCTTGCCAAAAAGGTCGGCTTTAGGTTTTCCGTGAATATGAAAACATACCCAGCAAGAAAACGTGGTTCGTTCTTTGCAGCCATGGGAGATAACACATGGGTTCTCCAGGCGAATCCATTTAAGACGGCTGTTGATGAAGTGGTAGAATTCGAAATACCATACGACATAATCGGTGTGAAGAGCGGGGAGACGTTCAACGTTTTTGTTGTAGTATCTGTTGATGGGAAAGACCAGGTAGTCCCGACCGAAGGTGTTACTGTTAAGACACCAAGTATGATTTCTGGAAATGTGATTGCCAAATTCGTTGATAAAATCGGTGATGATTACGGCTTTGGAACATACACATATCCAAAAGACCCAGCGTTTGCACCTTACAAAGGACTTTGGGATATAACAGAGGTTACAGTACTTGAAAACGAAGATGCATATGTATTTGCAATTAAATTCGCGGAGATGACAAATCCATGGGCATCACCAAAGGGATTTTCACACCAACTTGTGAACATTTACCTTGATACAAAAGATGGTGGAAGAACTGACACCTACAAAGAAGGCGCAAGAGTCCAATTTAAAGAACCGTGGGATTACTTTATAAAAATTGCAGGTTGGCCAGATTACGGTCAAGTCTTTGCAACTGCCGATGGGAAAGAGATAGCAGAAGCGATAACATACGAAGCAGATCCTGCGGACAAGGTAATATACATCGTCGTATTCAAAAAATTCCTTGATGTCCAAAAAGGCATTAAAGCTTATATACTTTCAATGAGCCAAGATGGTTTTGGAACAGACCACATAAGAGCGATTACACCAAATGCATCACAATGGACACTTGGTGGTTATCCATCAGATTCCAAAGACTACGCACCTTGGGTGCTTGATATCGTTGTCCCAGAAGGATACACCCAAGAAGAAATGCTCAAATCTTACATTCCTGGTCAGGCGTATGCAACATTGATACCTGTGGTTGTCAAATAA